One part of the Oncorhynchus clarkii lewisi isolate Uvic-CL-2024 chromosome 7, UVic_Ocla_1.0, whole genome shotgun sequence genome encodes these proteins:
- the LOC139412584 gene encoding uncharacterized protein, with amino-acid sequence MPYGLMNAPSVFQSFVDEIQGPVLGRLSEHDLYVKAEKCLFFQQSVCCLGYRLSESGVEMENDRISAVRNWPTPTTVKEVQLFLGFANYYQRFIRCFRQVAAPITSLLKGGPVRLQWSVGANRAFCHLKPLFTSAPTLLILIPP; translated from the exons atgccgtacgggttgatgaatgctccatctgTCTTCCagtcctttgtagacgagattcagGGACcg gtgcttggtcgactgtcggagcatgacctgtacgttaaggctgagaaatgtctgttcttccaacagtccgtctgcTGTCTAGGGTACCGCCTGTCCgagtcaggggtggagatggagaatgaccgcatttcagccgtgcgtaattggccgactccaaccacggtaaaggaggtgcagctattcttagggtttgccaactactaccagaGGTTTATCCGGTGCTTtcgtcaggtagcggctcccattacctctttgctgaaggggggaccggtgcgacTGCAGTGGTCAGTTGGGGCGAACAGAGCTTTTTGTCACCTGAAGCCTCTGTTTACCTCAGCTCCTACGTTGCTCATCCTGATCCCTCCTTAG